The following proteins come from a genomic window of Chiloscyllium plagiosum isolate BGI_BamShark_2017 unplaced genomic scaffold, ASM401019v2 scaf_10112, whole genome shotgun sequence:
- the LOC122546547 gene encoding tuftelin-like encodes MTGQEPRSETETLLLNLRPRQDRIFEQKRELGEARESLQRSEESVADRDRRIEELQRLMGGMEEEHRVLAGRMTENERQLEEMRAQNRAGKTDQHRVLQLEKEAENLREKICHLNDMLKSQQRKVRQMIKQMQSSRTQIEEKDLLIQQLQERVEHLESENREMQDRLEYVTSHKVSSSATSQQCNGRVATDPQVISRYPLGCRKPKALVRVLETS; translated from the exons ATGACTGGGCAGGAGCCCAGGTCTGAGACTGAAACCCTCCTCTTGAATCTCCGCCCGCGACAGGATCGGATCTTCGAGCAGAAGAGGGAGCTGGGAGAGGCGAGGGAATCGCTCCAGAGGTCGGAGGAGAGCGTGGCCGATCGTGACCGCAGGATTGAGGAActgcagaggctgatgggtggAATGGAAGAG GAACACCGAGTGCTGGCAGGGAGGATGACCGAGAACGAGCGCCAGTTGGAAGAGATGAGGGCGCAGAATCGCGCTGGCAAGACCGACCAACACAG GGTGTTGCAGctggagaaagaagcagagaaCCTGAGGGAGAAGATTTGTCACCTCAATGATATGTTGAAGAGCCAGCAGAGGAAAGTCAGGCAAATGATCAAGCAG aTGCAGAGCTCCCGGACTCAGATCGAGGAGAAGGACCTGCTgattcagcagctacaggagcGGGTGGAGCATCTGGAGTCTGAG AACCGAGAGATGCAAGACCGTCTGGAGTATGTGACCTCTCACAAGGTCTCTTCCTCCGCCACCTCCCAGCAATGCAATGGCCGAGTGGCCACAGACCCCCAGGTTATCTCCAG ATACCCTCTGGGCTGCAGGAAACCCAAAGCCTTGGTACGAGTGCTAGAAACATCATGA